In a genomic window of Gossypium arboreum isolate Shixiya-1 chromosome 9, ASM2569848v2, whole genome shotgun sequence:
- the LOC108455567 gene encoding putative F-box protein At3g23970: MITMAETSQKALQQQILIDDSNIPDWLLTEILQRLPVKHIFKFKCVSKRWFLLISDPFFARLYSTRINTSLSTSQPWNLLFRYLYEVRIVPSSMIDTRIALKQSQDFSSPGFSLNFLPYSKHDSPIKILASSNGLLLCCETFYWQKNYYICNPLIQQWIALPKPPKAIKSVAVGFICKDDHYEVIRFPTANYGPSSTLRLETFSSETGEWHCSIVNCPVMDYYIKTDSPVVHYNGSLHWLEFRHSKIITYDPHNGTNTRLHLMNLPDDRQSEHLSLLGVSRGRFRYFEVTDTCFGPRDLRVWVLSDNNAQRWCLEYRIKFSGSWIDEVNEFIPKDNFYIFPLALHPHEFDIVYLGYGGCLVSYNLGTRKLDVVHRNFYSHQLLAFVFSPWPTTIPQPFW, from the coding sequence ATGATCACCATGGCAGAAACTTCCCAAAAAGCATTACAACAGCAAATTTTAATCGATGATTCCAACATTCCCGATTGGCTTTTAACCGAGATCCTTCAACGGCTACCGGTTAAACATATCTTCAAGTTCAAATGCGTCTCCAAGAGATGGTTCCTCCTCATTTCTGACCCCTTTTTTGCTCGTCTTTATTCCACCAGAATCAACACATCTTTATCCACATCTCAACCATGGAACCTTCTTTTCCGTTACTTATACGAAGTACGCATCGTTCCATCGAGTATGATCGATACCCGAATCGCCCTGAAACAATCCCAGGATTTCTCATCCCCAGGCTTTTCATTAAACTTCCTTCCGTATTCTAAACATGATAGCCCAATAAAGATCCTGGCATCAAGCAATGGTTTATTACTATGTTGTGAAACCTTTTACTGGCAAAAAAATTACTACATCTGCAACCCACTTATTCAACAATGGATTGCTCTTCCGAAACCTCCTAAAGCAATAAAATCAGTTGCAGTTGGTTTCATTTGCAAAGATGACCACTATGAAGTGATAAGGTTTCCGACTGCCAATTACGGACCGTCCAGTACTTTACGATTGGAAACTTTCTCCTCCGAGACCGGGGAATGGCATTGCTCGATTGTAAATTGCCCTGTTATGGACTATTATATCAAAACAGATTCCCCCGTTGTGCACTACAATGGGAGTTTACATTGGCTTGAGTTCCGCCATAGCAAAATTATTACATACGATCCCCACAATGGAACCAACACTCGACTCCATTTAATGAACTTGCCCGATGACAGACAAAGCGAGCATCTCTCCCTCCTAGGGGTGTCTCGCGGTCGTTTCCGGTACTTCGAAGTGACGGATACTTGTTTCGGACCACGTGATCTACGTGTGTGGGTGCTGTCGGATAATAATGCTCAACGATGGTGTTTGGAGTACAGGATTAAGTTCAGTGGTTCTTGGATTGATGAAGTAAACGAATTTATACCCAAAGATAATTTCTATATCTTTCCATTGGCACTCCACCCTCATGAATTTGATATTGTGTATCTGGGATATGGAGGTTGCTTGGTTTCCTATAACCTGGGGACAAGGAAACTAGATGTAGTTCATAGGAACTTTTACTCTCATCAATTGCTGGCTTTTGTCTTCTCACCATGGCCAACAACAATTCCTCAACCATTTTGGTAA
- the LOC108454769 gene encoding uncharacterized protein LOC108454769 has product MEINGPSRFRNPKSQSTDRFLGVYPHAPPSNHLSHSSAVIEELNEDDIFSSGDFSDNSNGSSSAGGLSHFHHQKTSPSSTPFNHKSFPHSENFGILAAIRDPSRPQSHFYQKPSISTSASSSSSVASASSSARSIPSIPKPPQERIPVISSSSSSLGRFHQSAPVNVPMLAKPMRKKQDFDDDYDMELEEEGEMLPPHEIVAKSLAQSPMLACSVLEGVGRTLKGRDLRQVRNAVWRQTGFLD; this is encoded by the coding sequence ATGGAAATCAATGGACCTTCCCGCTTCCGCAACCCCAAATCCCAATCAACCGATCGTTTCCTCGGCGTTTACCCCCATGCACCTCCGTCCAACCACCTTTCCCACTCTTCCGCCGTCATTGAAGAGCTCAATGAAGATGATATCTTCTCATCTGGTGACTTCTCCGACAACTCCAATGGCTCCAGTTCTGCCGGTGGCCTCTCCCATTTCCACCACCAAAAAACATCTCCTTCCTCCACTCCCTTTAACCATAAATCCTTCCCTCACTCCGAAAACTTCGGAATCCTCGCCGCCATCCGCGACCCTTCACGTCCGCAATCCCATTTCTACCAAAAGCCCTCGATTTCTACTTCGGCCTCCTCTTCCTCCTCTGTCGCTTCAGCATCTTCCTCTGCTCGTTCAATTCCGTCGATTCCGAAACCGCCGCAAGAACGAATCCCCGTCATTTCGTCTTCATCTTCTTCTTTAGGAAGGTTTCATCAATCGGCACCGGTTAATGTGCCCATGCTGGCGAAACCGATGAGGAAAAAGCAAGATTTTGACGACGATTACGACATGGAGCTGGAGGAAGAAGGGGAAATGTTGCCACCGCATGAGATTGTGGCCAAGAGCTTAGCCCAGTCCCCTATGTTGGCTTGTTCAGTGCTCGAAGGCGTGGGGAGAACCCTAAAAGGAAGGGATCTAAGGCAGGTAAGGAATGCTGTTTGGAGACAAACTGGGTTTCTTGATTAA